The following DNA comes from Pseudomonas sp. Tri1.
TTCGGCATGCTTGCCACGACCGCCCACGGCCCGCCTGTAAATGGCACGGCCACGCTGTAGAAGTCTTCGGCGGTATCGCTCCAGAACGCCCCTTTACCCGGTTTCTTGACCAAGCCAACGATGGTAGTAGCAGCTTGGTCCAAGGCTTGGACGCCGGCCGGTGGCACCAACCATTTGTTTTGCTCGTCCAGCAAGGCCAGCGAACCGGTCTGGCCGATGCGGAAGCGCTTGAGGTTCTCGAACTGCGCGTTCTGCGCGTCGGTGTAATCGAATCCAACGTACAACACGGCGATTACCTTACCGCTGCTATCACGTACGGGTGTGTACTGCGACATGTAGAAGCGCCCAAAGAGCAAGGCTCGACCAATGTAGCTCTGCCCACTCATCACCGGGCCATATGCCGGACCGGCCCGGTCGAGCATGGTACCGATGGCCCGCGTACCGTCCTGCTTGCTCAGCGACGTGCTGATACGAATGAAATCGTCACCGCTGCGCACGAATACCGTGGCCACCCCGGCGGTTGTTTGCTTGAATTCGTCAACTTCCTGGAAGTTGTTGTTCAGCACCTGGCTGCCCAGGTTCAGGCTCGGCGTCTGGACGCCCGCCACCGCAACCATCTGATCCGGGTTCACGCTCAGGCCCGCACTGAAACGCTTCTCGAACAGCCCGCTCAACCGCTGGGTGCTTTCACGCAAAGTCTCGTGGAAGGTGTTGAGCTGGTCGGCCATCAGTCGCGCTTCGCTGGCCAGATGTTCTTCACGGGTGGCAAGGTTGGCAGTATCCAGCGAACGCAGGGCAAAGACAGTGCTGCCGGAGATCACGACCGCCAGTATCACGGCAAGGGCAAGGCCTAGCTGTGAGGCGATTCGGGCACGAGGTTGAGACATGACGGCTCCTGGCCGAGAGACCGGATCATCCTGATCACGTCGCGCACTCGGCATTTTATTCGGGTGTATGTAGGTAGGCTCTTTCTAATACGAAAGTACTATCTCCAACACATTCGGCGGCGAAACCGAATACTTGAGCGGTTTAGGCGGAATAACGCCAAGTGGCTAGCACGGCTCCTGCATCGTTTCAGCCAAGACGCTCTACGACGGGCAATTGCATGGCCTTCACCTCGCTTAGGAGAAAATCGCTGAGTCGACGCAAACGTTCACCTCCGGGCCGGGTTTTCGGCCAGACCAGGTAATAGTGCTCACCGCTGGCCACAGCGGTCGGCCAAGGCAGGCTCAAGCGGCCTTGGGCGACGTCCTCGGCCACCATCAGCAAGTCGCCCATGGATACGCCATAACCACGGGCCGCGGCGATCATGCCCAGCTCCAGCGTATCGAACACCTGTCCCCCCTTGAGCGAGACCTTGTCCGACAGCCCCATACGTTGCAGCCAGTTGCGCCAGTCACGGCGATCCGGCGTGGGGTGCAGCAGTTCGGCGCTGGCCAACCGCGCCACATCCCAGGGCTGGTCGTTCAACAGGTTCGGCGCGCCCACCGGGATCAGCTCCTCGGGGAACAGCAGGCTGGCTTCCCAGTCCGCAGGAAAATGCCCATTGCCCAGAAGCACAGCGCAATCGAAGGGCTCGGTGTTGAAGTCCACCGCATCGATATCCATCCAGGCGCTGGTCAGTTGCACCTCGTTGCCAGGTTGCAGATGCCGGAACCGACTCAGGCGCGCCAGCAGCCAGCGCATAGTGAGGGTCGACGGCGCTTTCATGCGCAGGATGCCGTCTTCACCATGCAATGTATGGCAGGCTCGCTCCAGCGCCATGAAACCGTCCCGTACACCCGGCAGCAACAACCGCGCCGCCTCGGTCAACTGAAGATTGCGACCACTGCGCTGA
Coding sequences within:
- a CDS encoding LysR substrate-binding domain-containing protein: MSRRLPPLYALRAFEAAARYSSFTRAAEELSITQSAVSRHIRTLEEHFACRLFQRSGRNLQLTEAARLLLPGVRDGFMALERACHTLHGEDGILRMKAPSTLTMRWLLARLSRFRHLQPGNEVQLTSAWMDIDAVDFNTEPFDCAVLLGNGHFPADWEASLLFPEELIPVGAPNLLNDQPWDVARLASAELLHPTPDRRDWRNWLQRMGLSDKVSLKGGQVFDTLELGMIAAARGYGVSMGDLLMVAEDVAQGRLSLPWPTAVASGEHYYLVWPKTRPGGERLRRLSDFLLSEVKAMQLPVVERLG